One Hippoglossus hippoglossus isolate fHipHip1 chromosome 5, fHipHip1.pri, whole genome shotgun sequence genomic window carries:
- the LOC117761162 gene encoding odorant receptor 131-2-like — MNSSSSNVTVVIEYRDSFTKAVAKNVLVVVFSISINYINAGLIHTFCKHQIFYTNPRYILFIHLVVNDMIQMTLTVTLFVISYTIYKLSVSVCCTFILIALLTTENTPLNLACMAVECYVAICLPLRHVQICTVRRTLMLIGLIWATSMLSVLPDLFITLATEPLDFFHSRVFCLRETAFPNPHIHKKRDTTYIIYLVIVWFIIVYTYFRIMFTAKTASKDAKKARNTILLHGFQVLLCMATYVEPLLNQALRQRFPKNYTDCLFATYIIVQILPRSISPIIYGIRDKTFRGYLKRYLICRVKPQ; from the exons ATGAACTCGTCATCCTCCAACGTGACCGTGGTCATCGAGTACAGAGACTCCTTCACCAAAGCTGTGGCCAAGAACGTGCTTGTTGTGGTTTTCAGCATCTCCATCAACTACATCAATGCAGGTCTCATTCACACCTTCTGCAAACACCAG ATCTTCTACACGAATCCTCGCTACATCCTTTTCATTCACCTGGTCGTCAATGACATGATCCAAATGACGCTGACCGTCACCCTGTTCGTTATCAGCTACACCATCTACAAACTCAGCGTCTCCGTCTGCTGCACCTTCATCCTGATTGCTCTGCTCACCACTGAAAACACCCCTCTGAACCTGGCCTGCATGGCGGTCGAGTGCTACGTCGCCATCTGCCTCCCTCTTCGCCACGTGCAGATCTGCACCGTCAGGAGGACTTTGATGCTGATTGGTTTAATCTGGGCGACCAGCATGTTGTCAGTTCTTCCTGATCTTTTCATCACCTTGGCCACAGAGCCACTGGACTTCTTCCACTCCAGAGTGTTCTGCCTCAGGGAAACCGCCTTTCCAAATCCCCACATCCATAAGAAAAGGGATACCACTTATATTATTTATCTGGTCATAGTTTGGTTCATCATCGTTTACACCTACTTCAGAATAATGTTCACTGCTAAAACAGCTAGCAAAGATGCTAAGAAGGCCAGAAACACAATCCTCCTCCACGGGTTTCAGGTCCTGTTGTGTATGGCCACGTACGTAGAGCCACTGTTAAATCAGGCTCTCCGGCAACGGTTTCCTAAGAACTACACTGACTGCCTCTTTGCTACTTATATCATAGTCCAGATTCTGCCCCGGTCCATCAGTCCAATCATCTACGGCATACGAGACAAAACGTTCCGGGGGTATCTGAAGAGGTATCTGATTTGCAGAGTGAAGCCACAGTAA